A stretch of the Haloplanus aerogenes genome encodes the following:
- a CDS encoding CaiB/BaiF CoA transferase family protein, translated as MNVIDGDAAGGILDDITVVDLTTFVTGGFATLMLANQGAEVIKVERPGAGDDNRHSGPPFVEPDPDYDGPGRTADENGESPYFWTINYDKLSVEFNLKTESGLEALYDLVAEADVVVENFRPGTAERLGIGYDDLQEVNDDLVYCSISAFGETGPWSSRPGYDLLVQGTSGIMSVTGPEDGDPVKVGLPQTDLITAMWAAFGIVGALFRRERTGEGDRLELGMHDAALPWLTKQAGKAFVGEEPTRMGTKDPVLAPYQTYPTADGYLNVGCANQKLWGELCEAIDRPELAEDDRFATNPDRVEHMDELEAELSAVFRERPTDEWVDLLAEDHGLPVAPVYDVPTALDNEQTEARGTIREIEHPALGTVPVIEHPINYENATAGFDGAPPLLGEDTEAILGELGYDEEDIDRLRDDGAIPDA; from the coding sequence ATGAACGTGATCGACGGCGACGCCGCGGGTGGCATCCTCGACGACATCACGGTCGTGGACCTGACGACGTTCGTCACGGGCGGGTTCGCGACGCTGATGCTCGCCAATCAGGGTGCCGAAGTCATCAAGGTGGAACGACCCGGCGCGGGCGACGACAACCGACACTCCGGGCCGCCCTTTGTCGAGCCCGATCCGGACTACGACGGGCCGGGGCGCACCGCCGACGAGAACGGCGAGTCGCCCTACTTCTGGACGATCAACTACGACAAGCTAAGTGTCGAGTTCAACCTCAAAACGGAGTCGGGGCTGGAGGCGCTCTACGACCTCGTCGCCGAGGCCGACGTGGTGGTCGAGAACTTCCGCCCGGGGACGGCGGAGCGCCTCGGTATCGGCTACGACGACCTGCAGGAGGTGAACGACGACCTCGTCTACTGTTCCATCTCCGCGTTCGGGGAGACGGGACCGTGGAGCAGTCGCCCCGGCTACGACCTCCTCGTGCAGGGCACGAGCGGCATCATGTCGGTCACGGGGCCGGAGGACGGCGACCCGGTGAAGGTGGGCCTCCCCCAGACCGACCTCATCACAGCCATGTGGGCGGCGTTCGGCATCGTCGGTGCGCTCTTCCGGCGCGAGCGGACAGGCGAGGGCGACCGTCTCGAACTCGGGATGCACGACGCCGCGCTCCCGTGGCTGACGAAACAGGCCGGCAAGGCGTTCGTCGGGGAGGAACCGACGCGCATGGGCACCAAGGACCCCGTCCTCGCGCCGTATCAGACCTACCCCACCGCCGACGGCTACCTCAACGTCGGCTGCGCGAACCAGAAACTCTGGGGCGAACTCTGCGAAGCCATCGACCGCCCGGAACTCGCCGAGGACGACCGCTTCGCCACCAACCCCGACCGGGTCGAACACATGGACGAACTCGAAGCCGAACTCTCGGCCGTGTTCCGCGAGCGACCGACCGACGAGTGGGTCGACCTGCTGGCCGAGGACCACGGCCTCCCGGTCGCACCCGTCTACGACGTGCCGACCGCCCTCGACAACGAACAGACGGAGGCTCGGGGCACCATCCGCGAAATCGAGCATCCGGCGCTCGGGACGGTGCCGGTGATCGAACACCCGATCAACTACGAGAACGCGACGGCCGGGTTCGACGGGGCACCGCCACTGTTGGGCGAGGACACCGAAGCGATTCTGGGGGAACTCGGGTACGACGAGGAGGATATCGACCGTCTCCGCGACGACGGGGCGATTCCGGACGCCTAG
- a CDS encoding isocitrate/isopropylmalate dehydrogenase family protein, with product MSYDIALIPGDGIGPTVVDAAMPLLHAAAAAHGFDIETTRYDWGTERYLNEGAMMPDDGLDTLASHDAILLGAVGHPDVPDHITLNGLLLPIRKGFDQSICKRPAILFDGVDSPLKGYEGGDIDILVFRENTEGEYADVGGREHRGFANEVAVQSAVYTRRGTERIVRAAFDAATERSGHLTNVTKSNAQAHGMVFWDDIVDEVSEEYPDVEVERLLVDAASMDFIRRPHEFDVVVCSNLFGDILTDIGAIVTGSMGLAPSANIDPGNDHPSMFEPVHGSAFDITGEGVANPLATVLSGSMLLDNLGEETAATALWDAVSEQLADSDAPRTPDLGGDSTTDAVAADLEERL from the coding sequence ATGTCGTACGACATCGCGCTCATTCCCGGCGACGGGATCGGACCGACGGTCGTGGACGCAGCCATGCCGCTCCTCCACGCCGCCGCCGCCGCACACGGGTTCGACATCGAGACCACGCGCTACGACTGGGGGACCGAACGCTACCTGAACGAGGGCGCGATGATGCCCGACGACGGCCTCGACACACTCGCGAGCCACGACGCCATCCTGCTGGGTGCGGTCGGCCACCCCGACGTCCCCGACCACATCACGCTCAACGGCCTCCTCCTCCCCATCCGCAAAGGTTTCGACCAGTCGATCTGCAAGCGCCCGGCGATCCTCTTCGACGGCGTCGACAGCCCGCTGAAAGGATACGAAGGCGGCGATATCGACATTCTGGTCTTCCGCGAGAACACGGAGGGCGAGTACGCCGACGTGGGCGGGCGCGAACACCGGGGCTTCGCCAACGAGGTGGCCGTCCAGAGCGCCGTCTACACCCGCCGCGGCACCGAACGCATCGTCCGCGCCGCCTTCGACGCCGCCACCGAGCGCTCCGGCCACCTGACGAACGTCACGAAGTCGAACGCACAGGCGCACGGGATGGTCTTCTGGGACGACATCGTCGACGAGGTGAGCGAGGAGTACCCGGACGTGGAGGTCGAACGCCTCCTCGTCGACGCCGCGAGCATGGACTTCATCCGCCGCCCCCACGAGTTCGACGTGGTCGTCTGTTCGAACCTCTTCGGCGACATTCTCACCGACATCGGCGCCATCGTCACCGGGAGCATGGGACTGGCACCCTCGGCGAACATCGACCCCGGCAACGATCACCCCTCGATGTTCGAACCCGTCCACGGGAGCGCGTTCGACATCACCGGGGAGGGCGTCGCCAACCCGCTCGCGACGGTGCTCTCGGGATCGATGCTCCTCGACAACCTCGGGGAGGAGACGGCCGCGACGGCGCTGTGGGATGCGGTCTCCGAACAGTTGGCCGATTCCGACGCGCCGCGCACGCCGGATCTGGGCGGCGACTCGACGACGGACGCCGTGGCGGCGGATCTCGAAGAACGGCTCTAG
- a CDS encoding response regulator transcription factor codes for MSDTPRVLIVDDESALLDLYETWLDDLDAEVVRASCGAEALARCDADIDVVLLDRHMPRVSGDEVLEELRAGAHEFRVAFVSAATPDVEIIDLDIDAYLTKPVTREEYVDLVDSLLRRETVCEAIEQYLSSLSKRAALLESESPSVLRTDPAYVAFEEELARLAERIDGYHLDDPFLRRVFADSGRPDASIALDPTA; via the coding sequence ATGTCCGACACGCCTCGCGTGCTGATCGTCGACGACGAATCGGCGTTGCTCGATCTCTACGAGACGTGGCTCGACGACCTCGACGCCGAGGTCGTCCGGGCGAGTTGCGGGGCCGAGGCGCTGGCCCGCTGTGACGCCGACATCGACGTGGTGCTCCTCGACCGGCATATGCCCCGTGTGTCGGGTGACGAGGTGCTCGAAGAACTCCGGGCTGGTGCCCACGAGTTCCGCGTCGCGTTCGTGTCGGCGGCGACCCCCGACGTGGAGATTATCGACCTCGACATCGACGCCTACCTCACCAAGCCGGTCACGCGCGAGGAGTACGTCGACCTCGTCGACTCGCTCCTTCGTCGAGAGACCGTCTGTGAGGCGATCGAACAGTACTTGTCGAGCCTCTCGAAGCGTGCGGCGCTGCTGGAGTCGGAGTCTCCGTCCGTCCTTCGCACCGACCCGGCGTACGTCGCCTTCGAGGAGGAACTCGCGCGACTGGCCGAGCGCATCGACGGCTACCACCTCGACGACCCGTTCCTCCGGCGGGTCTTCGCTGACAGCGGGCGGCCGGACGCGTCGATAGCGCTCGATCCGACGGCGTAG
- a CDS encoding DUF7096 domain-containing protein, translated as MSRDVPDVVVFALVVAVTVSVVAVPVSALGQPTTTATATAEVGDGAQDRVAQQTTANGTATATATASGSEGDENASIAPGQQLAGVVGVQGAEIDGELEERTLATRVARAESNASKAGVVATELNTVRERLETLRERQSELHEARQSGEISPGEYRARMAVTAAQIGAVQTQLESSERVTRDLPDAALESRGVNREELDRLRQDADELRGPEVAEIARQIAGDDRSRELDPERGPAELPEPAQGDDEDEEDEEDEEQTGNGRDNAADTGPPEQAGNGNGNAAGNRSTTAGPSEKPGSGNDNGKDDPGNSGEAGNSENDGRSDDASAGNSDGNDAGNSDNAGGSNGGDAGNSDNAGGSDDAGNSDNAGGSDDAGNSDNAGGSNGGDAGNSDNAGGSDDAGNSDNAGGSNGGDAGNSDNAGGSDDAGNSDNAGGSDDAGSSDSDDSGGSNSGGNSGNSGGGNSGSDGGSDGSSGNSGNRGGGR; from the coding sequence ATGAGCCGAGACGTTCCGGATGTCGTCGTGTTCGCGCTCGTCGTCGCTGTCACCGTTAGCGTGGTGGCAGTCCCGGTGTCGGCTCTGGGGCAGCCGACGACGACGGCGACGGCGACAGCGGAAGTGGGCGACGGGGCGCAGGATCGGGTGGCACAGCAGACGACGGCGAACGGCACCGCGACCGCCACAGCCACCGCCTCCGGGTCGGAGGGAGACGAGAACGCCTCGATCGCTCCGGGGCAACAACTCGCGGGCGTCGTCGGCGTGCAGGGCGCCGAAATCGACGGCGAACTCGAGGAACGGACGCTGGCGACGCGGGTCGCTCGGGCCGAGTCGAACGCGTCGAAAGCGGGTGTGGTCGCGACGGAACTCAACACGGTCCGTGAGCGGCTCGAGACCCTCCGCGAACGACAGTCCGAACTCCACGAGGCCCGCCAGTCGGGCGAGATTTCGCCCGGCGAGTATCGGGCCCGGATGGCAGTCACGGCCGCCCAGATTGGGGCGGTCCAGACCCAGCTCGAATCGAGCGAGCGGGTTACCCGTGACCTCCCCGACGCCGCGCTCGAATCCCGTGGCGTGAACCGGGAGGAACTCGACCGACTGCGGCAGGACGCCGACGAACTCCGCGGTCCGGAAGTCGCGGAGATCGCACGACAGATCGCCGGCGACGACCGAAGCCGTGAGCTCGACCCCGAGCGCGGTCCGGCCGAACTGCCGGAGCCGGCACAGGGTGACGACGAGGACGAGGAAGACGAGGAAGACGAGGAACAGACCGGAAACGGTCGCGACAACGCCGCGGACACCGGCCCACCGGAGCAGGCCGGGAACGGTAACGGCAATGCGGCCGGCAATCGCTCGACTACCGCCGGTCCGTCGGAGAAACCGGGCAGCGGTAACGACAACGGTAAGGACGATCCGGGCAACTCGGGCGAAGCCGGAAACTCGGAAAACGACGGCCGCTCTGACGATGCCAGCGCAGGCAATTCCGACGGCAACGACGCGGGAAACTCGGATAACGCCGGTGGTTCGAACGGCGGCGATGCGGGGAACTCCGACAACGCCGGTGGTTCGGACGACGCGGGAAACTCGGATAACGCCGGTGGTTCGGACGACGCGGGAAACTCGGATAACGCCGGTGGTTCGAACGGTGGTGATGCGGGGAACTCCGACAACGCCGGTGGTTCGGACGACGCGGGAAACTCGGATAACGCCGGTGGTTCGAACGGTGGTGATGCGGGGAACTCCGACAACGCCGGTGGCTCGGACGACGCGGGAAACTCGGATAACGCCGGTGGCTCGGACGACGCGGGAAGTTCGGACAGCGACGACTCGGGTGGCAGCAATTCGGGTGGCAACTCCGGTAATTCCGGTGGCGGTAATTCGGGCAGTGACGGCGGCTCCGACGGCTCGTCCGGCAACTCCGGCAACCGGGGAGGGGGGCGCTGA